The Methanolobus sp. WCC4 genome includes the window ATCGTCATTTGCTATTGCAACAAGTTCATTGACACAGGCTACTGCCATTGGTGTTCCGCCACGTGTTCCCACACATGTGATGGAAGGAACATCTGCTCCCCTGACAACTTCCTTTGATTCTGCGGCATTGACGAATCCAACAGGAGTTCCTATGACGATTGCCGGTTTTATGCCGTGCTCGATCATCCTGCATACTGCGAATGCTGCGGAAGGTGCATTGCCGATAGCTACTATGGAGCCTTCAAGGATGTCCTTGCATTTCAGGAAACCTGCTGCTGTCCTTGTGATACCGTGCTTTTTGGCAAATTCTGCATCCTCATCCTTATCGAGTACACAGATGACCTCACAGTTGTGACCTCTCTTGGTGACACCTGACTTGACCATGTTGATATCAACAAGGATAGGTGCACCTGCTTTGATAGCTGCCACGCCTGCCTTGATAGGATCGTTGACAAAACGCATGATGTCTGCTACCGCAGGGTCGCCTGTTGAGGTTACACAGCGCTGCCTTACCTTATCCTCAAGCGTTTCATCGCCTACTAGTTTGCGGGCGATGTTACGGCTGGTCATGTAGATGGCCTTGGCCTC containing:
- a CDS encoding precorrin-8X methylmutase produces the protein MTTEANKTDTSIEELVEMTTEIDSELVEICNDLGSQTAEAKAIYMTSRNIARKLVGDETLEDKVRQRCVTSTGDPAVADIMRFVNDPIKAGVAAIKAGAPILVDINMVKSGVTKRGHNCEVICVLDKDEDAEFAKKHGITRTAAGFLKCKDILEGSIVAIGNAPSAAFAVCRMIEHGIKPAIVIGTPVGFVNAAESKEVVRGADVPSITCVGTRGGTPMAVACVNELVAIANDDECVID